A window of the Hordeum vulgare subsp. vulgare chromosome 5H, MorexV3_pseudomolecules_assembly, whole genome shotgun sequence genome harbors these coding sequences:
- the LOC123400060 gene encoding protein SHI RELATED SEQUENCE 1-like isoform X1, which yields MAGFPLGTGGSGRDSPASPPGVHPSDASTFLYATRGGGFQLWGQPQDQHQHQHQLTHPFYASNLIRFATDDLPAGAAQSLAGAASSSSSRAARAAALAGGSAGTSCQDCGNQAKKDCQHQRCRTCCKSRGFACSTHVKSTWVPASKRRERQQQLTALAASAAATTAGAGPSRDPTKRPRARLAVTTPTTSSGTYYIPRDQQMVTVAERFPREVSSEAVFRCVRLGPVDQAEAELAYQTTVSIGGHVFKGILHDVGPSSNAHAQLQAAAGGSGSDYQFRLTGDVSPPSAGAEAGDAGGGGVGGNNHNIVVSSAVVMDPYPTPGLYGSFPATTPFFHGHPYQRQ from the exons ATGGCGGGGTTCCCTCTAGGCACCGGAGGAAGCGGCCGCGACAGCCCGGCGTCCCCGCCCGGCGTGCACCCGTCCGACGCATCCACCTTCCTCTACGCCACGCGCGGGGGCGGCTTCCAGCTATGGGGCCAGCCGCaggaccagcaccagcaccagcaccaactcACGCACCCCTTCTACGCCTCCAACCTCATCCGCTTCGCCACCGATGACCTCCCCGCTGGCGCCGCGCAGTCGCTCGCGGGCGCcgcatcctcctcctcgtcccgcGCCGCGCGGGCGGCCGCCCTGGCCGGCGGCAGCGCCGGCACCAGCTGCCAGGACTGCGGCAACCAGGCCAAGAAGGACTGCCAGCACCAGCGCTGCCGCACCTGCTGCAAATCCCGGGGCTTCGCCTGCTCCACCCACGTCAAGTCCACCTGGGTTCCCGCCTCCAAGCGCCGCGAGCGCCAGCAGCAGCTCACCGCGctcgccgcctccgccgccgccaccacagcCGGGGCTGGCCCCTCACGCGACCCGACCAAGCGCCCCCGCGCTCGACTCGCCGTCACCACGCCGACCACCTCCTCGGGTACGTACTATATACCAC gggATCAGCAGATGGTGACGGTGGCGGAGAGGTTCCCGCGGGAGGTGAGCTCGGAGGCGGTGTTCCGATGCGTGCGTCTCGGGCCGGTGGACCAGGCCGAGGCGGAGCTCGCGTACCAGACCACCGTCAGCATCGGCGGCCACGTCTTCAAGGGAATCCTCCACGACGTCGGCCCCAGCAGCAACGCCCACGCTCAGCTGCAAGCTGCGGCAGGAGGCAGCGGCAGCGACTACCAGTTCCGCCTGACCGGCGACGTGTCCCCGCCGAGCGCGGGCGCGGAAGCGGGCGACGCAGGCGGGGGCGGCGTCGGcggcaacaaccacaacatcgtCGTGTCATCGGCTGTGGTGATGGATCCGTACCCGACGCCCGGGCTCTACGGCTCGTTCCCGGCCACCACGCCCTTCTTCCACGGCCACCCCTACCAGAGACAGTGA
- the LOC123400060 gene encoding protein SHI RELATED SEQUENCE 1-like isoform X2 translates to MAGFPLGTGGSGRDSPASPPGVHPSDASTFLYATRGGGFQLWGQPQDQHQHQHQLTHPFYASNLIRFATDDLPAGAAQSLAGAASSSSSRAARAAALAGGSAGTSCQDCGNQAKKDCQHQRCRTCCKSRGFACSTHVKSTWVPASKRRERQQQLTALAASAAATTAGAGPSRDPTKRPRARLAVTTPTTSSGDQQMVTVAERFPREVSSEAVFRCVRLGPVDQAEAELAYQTTVSIGGHVFKGILHDVGPSSNAHAQLQAAAGGSGSDYQFRLTGDVSPPSAGAEAGDAGGGGVGGNNHNIVVSSAVVMDPYPTPGLYGSFPATTPFFHGHPYQRQ, encoded by the exons ATGGCGGGGTTCCCTCTAGGCACCGGAGGAAGCGGCCGCGACAGCCCGGCGTCCCCGCCCGGCGTGCACCCGTCCGACGCATCCACCTTCCTCTACGCCACGCGCGGGGGCGGCTTCCAGCTATGGGGCCAGCCGCaggaccagcaccagcaccagcaccaactcACGCACCCCTTCTACGCCTCCAACCTCATCCGCTTCGCCACCGATGACCTCCCCGCTGGCGCCGCGCAGTCGCTCGCGGGCGCcgcatcctcctcctcgtcccgcGCCGCGCGGGCGGCCGCCCTGGCCGGCGGCAGCGCCGGCACCAGCTGCCAGGACTGCGGCAACCAGGCCAAGAAGGACTGCCAGCACCAGCGCTGCCGCACCTGCTGCAAATCCCGGGGCTTCGCCTGCTCCACCCACGTCAAGTCCACCTGGGTTCCCGCCTCCAAGCGCCGCGAGCGCCAGCAGCAGCTCACCGCGctcgccgcctccgccgccgccaccacagcCGGGGCTGGCCCCTCACGCGACCCGACCAAGCGCCCCCGCGCTCGACTCGCCGTCACCACGCCGACCACCTCCTCGG gggATCAGCAGATGGTGACGGTGGCGGAGAGGTTCCCGCGGGAGGTGAGCTCGGAGGCGGTGTTCCGATGCGTGCGTCTCGGGCCGGTGGACCAGGCCGAGGCGGAGCTCGCGTACCAGACCACCGTCAGCATCGGCGGCCACGTCTTCAAGGGAATCCTCCACGACGTCGGCCCCAGCAGCAACGCCCACGCTCAGCTGCAAGCTGCGGCAGGAGGCAGCGGCAGCGACTACCAGTTCCGCCTGACCGGCGACGTGTCCCCGCCGAGCGCGGGCGCGGAAGCGGGCGACGCAGGCGGGGGCGGCGTCGGcggcaacaaccacaacatcgtCGTGTCATCGGCTGTGGTGATGGATCCGTACCCGACGCCCGGGCTCTACGGCTCGTTCCCGGCCACCACGCCCTTCTTCCACGGCCACCCCTACCAGAGACAGTGA